The proteins below are encoded in one region of Paenibacillus sp. YYML68:
- the rpoB gene encoding DNA-directed RNA polymerase subunit beta: protein MRGESKLAGHLVQFGRRKRRSYARIHEVLEVPNLIEIQQKSYQWFLDEGLREMFQDISPIQDFTGNLVLEFIDYSLGEPKYSVDESKERDVTYAAPLRVKVRLINKETGEVKEQEVFMGDFPLMTDTGTFIINGAERVIVSQLVRSPSVYFSTKVDKNGKKTYTATVIPNRGAWLELETDAKDIIYVRIDRTRKIPVTVLLRALGFGTDAEIIDLLGDDEYIRNTLDKDNTDSTDKALIEIYERLRPGEPPTLDNARSLLIARFFDPKRYDLANVGRYKINKKLHIKNRLFNQRLAETLADSETGEIIAEAGQLIDRRLLDTILPYLEDNVGFKEYAIANGVVENERIPLQSVSVYSPIEDGKVVKVTANGKIDKTVKHITPADIIASINYFINLLHGIGSTDDIDHLGNRRLRSVGELLQNQFRIGLSRMERVVRERMSIQDVNTITPQQLINIRPVIASIKEFFGSSQLSQFMDQTNPLAELTHKRRLSALGPGGLTRERAGFEVRDVHHSHYGRMCPIETPEGPNIGLINSLSTFARVNEFGFIEAPYRRVDPNTGVVTADISYLTADEEDNYVVAQANAELTEDSKFANDTVIVRYKDDNLRIAKDRVDYMDVSPKQVVSVATALIPFLENDDSNRALMGSNMQRQAVPLLIPKAPLVGTGMEHKSAKDSGVCIVSKVNGIVEKVSANEIWVRRQELVDGRIVNGDLVKHKLHKFLRSNQGTCINQRPICHKGDQVRIGDILADGPSTEQGELALGRNVVVAFMTWEGYNYEDAILLSERLVKEDVYTSIHIEEYESEARDTKLGPEEITRDIPNVGEDALKNLDERGIIRVGAEIAAGDILVGKVTPKGVTELTAEERLLHAIFGEKAREVRDTSLRVPHGTDGIVVDVKVFTRENGDELPPGVNQLVRVYIAQKRKISEGDKMAGRHGNKGVVARILPEEDMPFMPDGTPVEVVLNPLGVPSRMNIGQVLEVHLGMAARFLGIHTATPVFDGAREYDVFDTMEEAGMQRNGKTLLYDGRTGETFEREVTVGVMYMIKLAHMVDDKIHARSTGPYSLVTQQPLGGKAQFGGQRFGEMEVWALEAYGAAYTLQEILTVKSDDVVGRVKTYESIVKGENVPEPGVPESFKVLIKELQSLGMDVKILSENEEEIEMREMDDEDEVTSDKLNLNIEGAELGVE from the coding sequence ATAAGGGGTGAATCTAAGTTGGCGGGTCATCTTGTTCAATTTGGTCGACGTAAACGCAGGTCGTACGCTCGAATTCATGAGGTTTTGGAGGTTCCAAACCTGATCGAAATTCAACAAAAATCGTACCAATGGTTTTTGGATGAGGGATTGCGCGAAATGTTCCAGGATATTTCCCCGATTCAGGATTTTACGGGGAATTTGGTGCTGGAATTTATCGACTATTCTCTCGGTGAGCCGAAATATTCGGTAGATGAATCGAAGGAACGCGACGTCACCTATGCTGCACCGCTTCGTGTGAAAGTGCGCCTGATCAACAAAGAAACCGGTGAAGTGAAAGAGCAGGAAGTGTTTATGGGTGACTTCCCGCTTATGACGGATACGGGGACTTTCATCATTAACGGCGCCGAACGGGTAATCGTCAGCCAGCTGGTTCGATCCCCAAGCGTCTATTTCAGCACGAAGGTCGATAAGAACGGAAAGAAAACGTACACAGCAACGGTTATTCCGAACCGTGGTGCATGGCTTGAGCTTGAGACGGACGCGAAGGATATTATTTACGTTCGTATCGACCGTACACGTAAAATTCCGGTTACCGTTCTTCTTCGTGCGCTTGGCTTCGGTACGGATGCGGAAATTATCGATTTGCTCGGTGACGATGAGTATATTCGCAACACGCTGGATAAAGACAATACCGACTCGACGGACAAGGCTCTTATCGAGATCTACGAGCGACTGCGTCCGGGCGAGCCGCCGACGCTGGATAACGCTAGAAGCTTGCTGATCGCTCGCTTCTTCGATCCAAAGCGCTATGACCTTGCGAACGTCGGACGTTACAAAATTAATAAAAAGCTGCACATTAAGAACCGACTGTTCAACCAGAGACTCGCGGAGACGCTTGCGGACAGCGAGACGGGGGAAATTATCGCAGAAGCTGGTCAATTGATTGACCGTCGCTTGCTCGATACGATCTTGCCGTATCTTGAGGACAATGTCGGCTTCAAGGAATATGCGATAGCGAACGGTGTCGTTGAGAATGAGCGGATTCCGCTTCAGAGCGTGAGTGTGTATTCTCCGATCGAGGATGGCAAGGTTGTAAAGGTAACAGCCAACGGCAAAATCGATAAAACGGTGAAGCACATTACACCTGCAGACATTATCGCTTCCATTAACTACTTCATTAATCTATTGCACGGCATCGGCAGCACGGACGATATTGACCACCTCGGTAACCGTCGTCTTCGCTCCGTTGGCGAGCTGCTGCAAAATCAGTTCCGAATCGGTTTATCCCGCATGGAGCGCGTCGTGCGCGAGCGGATGTCGATTCAAGACGTGAACACGATTACGCCGCAGCAGTTGATCAATATTCGTCCGGTTATTGCATCGATCAAGGAGTTCTTCGGAAGCTCGCAGCTGTCCCAGTTCATGGACCAGACGAATCCGCTGGCAGAGCTTACGCATAAGCGTCGTCTGTCTGCACTCGGTCCGGGCGGTCTGACGCGTGAGCGCGCAGGCTTCGAGGTTCGAGACGTTCACCACTCGCACTATGGACGTATGTGCCCGATCGAGACGCCGGAGGGACCGAACATCGGTCTGATCAACTCGTTGTCGACGTTTGCGCGTGTCAATGAGTTTGGCTTTATCGAAGCACCTTATCGCCGTGTTGATCCGAATACAGGAGTTGTTACTGCAGACATCTCGTATCTGACAGCCGATGAAGAGGATAACTATGTAGTCGCACAGGCGAATGCAGAGCTTACAGAGGACAGCAAGTTCGCGAACGACACGGTTATCGTTCGTTACAAGGATGATAACTTGAGAATTGCTAAGGATCGCGTCGACTATATGGACGTATCTCCGAAGCAGGTCGTATCGGTCGCAACAGCGCTCATTCCGTTCCTTGAGAACGATGACTCCAACCGCGCACTGATGGGATCGAACATGCAGCGGCAGGCTGTTCCACTTCTCATTCCGAAGGCTCCGCTTGTCGGAACCGGTATGGAGCACAAGTCCGCGAAGGACTCTGGAGTATGTATTGTATCCAAAGTGAACGGAATTGTTGAGAAAGTTTCTGCCAATGAGATCTGGGTGCGTCGCCAAGAGCTTGTAGACGGCCGCATCGTGAACGGCGACTTGGTGAAGCACAAGCTCCACAAGTTCCTTCGTTCCAACCAAGGAACGTGCATCAACCAGCGTCCGATCTGCCATAAGGGCGATCAGGTTCGTATCGGCGACATTCTCGCGGACGGACCATCGACGGAGCAGGGCGAGCTTGCGCTTGGCCGTAACGTCGTCGTTGCCTTTATGACATGGGAAGGTTACAACTATGAGGATGCGATTCTTCTGAGCGAGCGACTCGTGAAGGAAGACGTGTACACCTCTATTCATATTGAGGAATACGAGTCGGAAGCTCGTGATACGAAGCTCGGACCGGAAGAAATTACGCGCGATATTCCGAACGTCGGTGAGGATGCGTTGAAAAACCTCGACGAGCGCGGCATTATCCGCGTCGGTGCCGAGATCGCCGCAGGCGACATTCTCGTCGGTAAAGTAACGCCGAAGGGCGTAACCGAGCTGACAGCGGAAGAGCGACTGCTCCACGCGATCTTCGGTGAGAAGGCGCGCGAGGTTCGCGATACGTCGCTGCGTGTACCGCACGGTACGGATGGAATCGTCGTCGATGTGAAGGTGTTTACGCGTGAGAACGGCGATGAGCTGCCTCCAGGTGTGAACCAGCTCGTTCGCGTCTACATTGCTCAGAAGCGTAAAATTTCCGAGGGTGACAAGATGGCAGGCCGTCACGGTAATAAGGGTGTCGTTGCGCGCATTTTGCCGGAAGAGGACATGCCGTTCATGCCGGATGGCACGCCAGTCGAAGTTGTCCTGAACCCGCTCGGCGTACCATCGCGTATGAACATCGGTCAGGTACTGGAGGTTCACCTCGGCATGGCCGCGAGATTCCTCGGTATTCATACAGCAACGCCGGTATTCGACGGTGCTCGCGAGTACGACGTATTCGATACGATGGAAGAAGCAGGCATGCAGCGCAACGGTAAGACTTTGCTGTATGATGGACGTACCGGCGAAACGTTCGAGCGTGAAGTTACGGTCGGCGTCATGTATATGATCAAGCTCGCGCACATGGTTGACGATAAGATCCACGCCCGTTCCACAGGTCCTTACTCGCTCGTTACGCAGCAGCCGCTCGGGGGTAAAGCCCAGTTCGGCGGACAGCGCTTCGGTGAGATGGAGGTATGGGCACTTGAGGCGTACGGCGCTGCTTACACGCTGCAAGAGATACTGACCGTGAAGTCTGACGACGTGGTAGGCCGCGTGAAGACGTATGAGTCGATCGTCAAGGGCGAGAACGTTCCAGAGCCTGGCGTTCCGGAGTCGTTCAAGGTATTGATCAAGGAGCTTCAGAGCTTGGGCATGGACGTGAAGATCTTGTCCGAGAATGAAGAAGAGATCGAGATGCGTGAGATGGACGACGAGGATGAAGTGACCAGCGACAAGCTGAACTTGAACATCGAAGGCGCCGAGCTCGGCGTGGAGTAA
- the rpoC gene encoding DNA-directed RNA polymerase subunit beta', with protein MIDVNNFEYMKIGLASPDKIRSWSRGEVKKPETINYRTLKPEKEGLFCEKIFGPTKDWECHCGKYKRVRYKGVVCDRCGVEVTRQKVRRERMGHIELAAPVSHIWYFKGIPSRMGLALDMSPRSLEEIIYFASYVVTDPGDTPLEKKQLLSEKEYRSYREKYGYAFQAGMGAEAVKKLLQDIDIEKEVEMLKEELKTAQGQRRNRAIKRLEVMEAFRNSKNMPEWMVLDVLPVIPPELRPMVQLDGGRFATSDLNDLYRRVINRNNRLKRLLDLGAPDIIVQNEKRMLQEAVDALIDNGRRGRPVTGPGNRPLKSLSHMLKGKQGRFRQNLLGKRVDYSGRSVIVVGPSLKMYQCGLPKEMALELFKPFVMKELVNKGLAHNIKSAKRKVERVSPEVWDVLEEVIKEHPVLLNRAPTLHRLGIQAFEPILVEGRAIKLHPLVCTAYNADFDGDQMAVHVPLSAEAQAEARVLMLASGNILNPKDGKPVVTPSQDMVLGSFYLTTENKYSKGSGTIIASVAEAVSLYHRGEASLHARVAIPAKALGKSSFTPEQQEGILITTVGKIIFNEIYPKDFPYINEATKANLISGVSDKYFAFEKGADLRALMDELPETKAVGKDYLGTIIAECFRRYHTTQTSVILDNIKQLGFTYSTRAGITIAVADVTVPQEKNRILEESDEKVKVVTNQYRRGLITDDERYDRVIAIWSKAKDEITDILMKSLDKYNSINMMVESKARGNKSQITQLGGMRGLMANPSGKIMELPIKSNFREGLTVLEYFISTHGARKGLADTALRTADSGYLTRRLVDVAQDVIVRDEDCGTDKGFLVSTIRDGKEVIEDLYDRIEGRYSFETIRHPQTGEVIVSRNELIEAGIADQIIDAGVERLQIRSVLSCRSRHGVCKKCYGRNLATGNHVEIGEAVGIIAAQSIGEPGTQLTMRTFHTGGVAGDDITQGLPRIQELFEARNPKGQAIISEIDGVVKDIREAKDRREIEVQGEAESKVYSVPYGSRIRVTVNQSVEAGDELTEGSIDPKEMLRIKGIRGVQNYILQEVQRVYRNQGVEINDKHVEVMIRQMLRKIRIVDAGDTTLLPGSFVDIHEYEEANKVALFANEEPAVAKPVLLGITKASLETDSFLSAASFQETTRVLTDAAIKGKVDQLLGLKENVIIGKLIPAGTGMSRYRNIRITDPNAEPIDEQTDETEAVAVE; from the coding sequence TTGATCGACGTCAACAATTTTGAGTATATGAAAATCGGATTGGCTTCCCCAGACAAGATTCGTTCGTGGTCCCGTGGAGAAGTAAAGAAGCCGGAGACGATCAACTACAGAACCTTGAAGCCTGAGAAGGAAGGATTGTTCTGTGAGAAAATTTTCGGGCCAACTAAGGACTGGGAATGTCATTGCGGTAAATATAAGCGCGTTCGCTACAAGGGCGTTGTCTGTGATCGTTGCGGAGTTGAAGTGACACGCCAAAAGGTTCGTCGCGAGCGGATGGGTCACATCGAGCTTGCTGCTCCTGTTTCGCATATTTGGTACTTCAAGGGTATTCCGAGCCGTATGGGTCTGGCGCTTGATATGTCTCCGCGCTCGCTTGAGGAAATCATTTATTTTGCATCGTATGTGGTAACCGACCCAGGGGATACACCGCTTGAGAAGAAGCAGCTCCTGTCCGAAAAGGAATACCGCAGCTACCGTGAGAAGTACGGCTATGCGTTCCAGGCGGGCATGGGTGCGGAGGCTGTGAAGAAGCTTCTTCAAGATATCGACATCGAGAAAGAAGTCGAAATGCTGAAGGAGGAGCTGAAGACAGCTCAAGGTCAGCGCCGTAACCGTGCGATTAAGCGTCTTGAGGTTATGGAGGCGTTCCGTAACTCGAAGAATATGCCGGAGTGGATGGTGCTCGACGTATTGCCGGTCATCCCGCCGGAGCTTCGTCCGATGGTTCAGCTCGATGGTGGTCGCTTTGCGACGTCCGACTTGAACGATCTGTATCGCCGCGTTATTAACCGGAACAACCGATTGAAGCGATTGCTCGACCTCGGTGCGCCGGATATTATCGTTCAGAACGAGAAGCGGATGCTTCAGGAAGCTGTCGATGCGCTCATCGACAACGGCCGCCGCGGCCGTCCGGTAACAGGACCGGGTAACCGTCCGCTGAAGTCGCTCAGCCATATGCTGAAGGGTAAGCAAGGACGCTTCCGTCAAAACCTGCTCGGTAAGCGCGTTGACTATTCCGGTCGTTCCGTTATCGTCGTAGGTCCGAGCTTGAAGATGTACCAGTGCGGACTGCCGAAGGAGATGGCGCTGGAGCTGTTCAAGCCTTTCGTGATGAAGGAGCTTGTGAACAAGGGTCTAGCTCACAACATCAAGAGTGCCAAGCGCAAGGTTGAGCGTGTAAGCCCTGAAGTATGGGATGTGCTCGAGGAAGTCATTAAGGAGCATCCGGTTCTATTAAACCGTGCCCCTACGCTTCACCGACTCGGTATTCAGGCGTTCGAGCCGATTCTCGTGGAAGGTCGTGCGATCAAGCTGCACCCACTCGTATGTACGGCGTACAATGCCGACTTCGACGGTGACCAGATGGCGGTTCACGTACCATTATCGGCAGAAGCTCAGGCAGAAGCAAGAGTGCTTATGCTGGCATCCGGTAACATCTTGAACCCGAAGGACGGCAAGCCGGTCGTTACTCCATCCCAGGATATGGTTCTCGGGTCGTTCTACTTGACGACAGAGAACAAGTATTCGAAGGGCTCGGGTACGATTATCGCGTCTGTAGCTGAAGCGGTATCGCTCTACCACCGCGGAGAAGCGTCACTTCACGCGCGCGTAGCCATTCCGGCGAAGGCGCTCGGTAAGTCGAGCTTCACACCGGAGCAGCAGGAAGGTATTCTGATCACGACGGTCGGTAAGATCATTTTCAACGAAATTTATCCGAAGGATTTCCCATATATTAATGAAGCGACGAAGGCGAACTTGATCAGTGGTGTGTCCGACAAGTACTTCGCGTTCGAGAAGGGTGCGGATCTTCGTGCTCTGATGGATGAGCTTCCGGAGACGAAGGCTGTAGGTAAGGACTACCTCGGTACGATCATCGCCGAATGCTTCCGCCGCTACCATACGACGCAGACGTCTGTCATTCTGGACAATATCAAGCAGCTCGGCTTCACGTATTCGACTCGGGCCGGTATTACGATCGCCGTTGCGGACGTTACTGTGCCTCAAGAGAAGAATCGCATTCTGGAAGAGTCCGATGAGAAGGTTAAGGTCGTTACGAACCAATACCGTCGCGGCTTGATTACAGATGATGAGCGTTATGACCGTGTTATCGCGATCTGGAGTAAGGCGAAGGACGAAATTACGGACATCCTGATGAAGTCCCTCGACAAGTACAATTCCATCAACATGATGGTAGAATCCAAGGCGCGCGGTAACAAGTCGCAGATTACACAGCTTGGCGGTATGCGCGGTCTGATGGCGAATCCGTCTGGTAAAATTATGGAATTGCCAATCAAATCGAACTTCCGTGAAGGTCTGACGGTACTCGAGTACTTCATCTCGACGCACGGTGCGCGTAAAGGTCTTGCCGATACGGCACTTCGTACAGCGGACTCGGGTTACTTGACCCGTCGTCTCGTTGATGTAGCCCAGGACGTCATTGTGCGCGATGAAGATTGCGGTACGGATAAGGGCTTCCTCGTCAGCACGATTCGTGATGGTAAAGAGGTTATCGAGGATCTGTACGACCGTATTGAAGGCCGCTACTCGTTCGAGACGATTCGTCACCCGCAGACAGGTGAAGTGATCGTATCCCGTAACGAGTTGATCGAGGCAGGTATTGCGGATCAAATTATTGATGCAGGCGTCGAGCGTCTGCAGATTCGTTCCGTGCTCAGCTGCCGCTCCCGTCACGGGGTGTGTAAGAAGTGCTACGGTCGTAACCTTGCTACCGGTAACCACGTGGAGATCGGGGAAGCAGTTGGTATTATCGCAGCTCAGTCGATCGGAGAGCCGGGTACACAGCTTACGATGCGTACGTTCCATACAGGGGGCGTTGCTGGAGACGATATTACCCAAGGTTTGCCGCGTATTCAGGAGCTATTCGAGGCGCGGAATCCGAAGGGTCAAGCGATCATCTCTGAGATCGACGGCGTCGTGAAAGACATTCGCGAAGCGAAGGATCGTCGCGAGATCGAGGTTCAAGGTGAAGCGGAATCGAAGGTATACTCGGTGCCTTATGGCTCGCGTATTCGCGTTACCGTGAACCAGAGCGTAGAGGCCGGAGACGAATTGACCGAGGGCTCGATCGATCCGAAGGAAATGCTGCGCATTAAAGGTATTCGTGGTGTGCAGAACTACATTCTGCAGGAAGTTCAGCGCGTATACCGGAACCAAGGCGTAGAAATCAACGATAAGCACGTCGAGGTTATGATTCGTCAGATGCTTCGCAAAATCCGGATCGTAGATGCAGGCGATACGACTCTGCTTCCAGGCTCGTTCGTTGACATTCATGAATATGAAGAAGCGAACAAGGTGGCGCTCTTTGCTAACGAGGAGCCTGCGGTTGCTAAGCCAGTGCTTCTTGGTATTACGAAGGCGTCGCTGGAGACCGATTCGTTCTTGTCCGCGGCCTCCTTCCAGGAGACAACTCGCGTACTTACTGATGCGGCGATCAAGGGTAAGGTGGATCAGCTGCTCGGTCTGAAGGAGAACGTCATTATCGGTAAGCTGATTCCGGCAGGTACGGGTATGAGCCGCTATCGGAATATTCGGATTACCGATCCGAATGCTGAGCCGATTGACGAGCAGACAGATGAGACAGAAGCTGTAGCTGTAGAGTAA
- a CDS encoding ribosomal L7Ae/L30e/S12e/Gadd45 family protein, with protein MSLDRVKQAAKLTIGTKQATKTVEQGKAVEVFIAKDADPRITIKIVNLCRSMGVTITYVESMNTLGKACGIEVGAAMAAVVNE; from the coding sequence TTGAGCTTGGATAGAGTAAAACAGGCTGCGAAGCTAACAATCGGCACGAAGCAAGCGACGAAGACGGTTGAGCAAGGTAAAGCCGTTGAGGTCTTTATTGCTAAAGATGCAGATCCGCGAATTACGATAAAAATCGTAAACCTCTGTAGATCGATGGGGGTAACTATCACATACGTGGAATCCATGAATACATTAGGTAAAGCGTGTGGAATCGAAGTTGGCGCCGCTATGGCTGCTGTGGTAAATGAATAA
- the rpsL gene encoding 30S ribosomal protein S12 produces MPTINQLVRKGRQAKVVKSKSPALQRGFNALKREATDISSPQKRGVCTRVGTMTPKKPNSALRKYARVRLTNRVEVTAYIPGIGHNLQEHSVVLIRGGRVKDLPGVRYHIVRGALDTAGVNNRKQARSKYGAKRPKVKK; encoded by the coding sequence ATGCCAACAATTAACCAGCTCGTTCGTAAAGGACGTCAAGCAAAAGTTGTAAAATCGAAGTCTCCAGCTCTTCAGAGAGGCTTCAATGCCTTGAAGAGAGAGGCGACTGACATCAGCTCTCCTCAGAAGCGCGGTGTATGTACTCGTGTAGGTACAATGACGCCGAAGAAGCCGAACTCCGCTCTTCGTAAATATGCGCGTGTTCGTTTGACGAACCGTGTAGAGGTTACTGCTTACATCCCGGGTATCGGACATAACCTGCAGGAGCACAGCGTCGTGCTGATCCGCGGAGGTCGTGTTAAGGACCTTCCAGGGGTACGTTACCACATCGTTCGCGGTGCGCTTGATACTGCAGGCGTGAACAACCGTAAGCAAGCTCGTTCCAAGTACGGCGCGAAGCGTCCGAAGGTGAAGAAGTAA
- the rpsG gene encoding 30S ribosomal protein S7, protein MPRKGPVTRRDVLPDPVYNSKLVTRLINRIMIDGKRGVAQSILYNSFNLIQERTGKEPMEVFETAIKNIMPVLEVKARRVGGANYQVPVEVRPERRTTLGLRWLVNYSRLRGEKTMEERLANEIIDASNNTGASVKKREDTHKMAEANKAFAHYRW, encoded by the coding sequence ATGCCTCGTAAAGGTCCAGTTACTCGCAGAGACGTATTGCCAGATCCGGTATACAACAGCAAGCTCGTTACCCGTCTGATTAACCGCATTATGATTGATGGAAAGAGAGGAGTAGCGCAGTCTATTCTCTACAATTCCTTCAACCTCATTCAAGAACGTACAGGCAAAGAGCCTATGGAAGTGTTCGAAACAGCAATTAAGAACATTATGCCAGTTCTTGAAGTTAAAGCACGCCGCGTAGGGGGTGCGAACTACCAGGTTCCTGTAGAAGTTCGCCCTGAGCGCCGTACAACACTCGGTCTTCGTTGGCTCGTTAACTATTCCCGTCTTCGCGGTGAGAAGACAATGGAAGAAAGACTTGCGAATGAAATCATCGATGCAAGCAATAACACCGGTGCTTCTGTAAAGAAGCGTGAAGATACGCACAAAATGGCAGAAGCCAACAAGGCGTTTGCGCACTACCGTTGGTAA
- the fusA gene encoding elongation factor G, translating to MAREFSLKDTRNIGIMAHIDAGKTTTTERILFYTGRVHKIGEVHEGAATMDWMAQEQERGITITSAATTAQWKNHRINIIDTPGHVDFTVEVERSLRVLDGAVGVFSAKEGVEPQSETVWRQADRYGVPRIAYVNKMDIIGADFLQVIESMRAKLGANAVAIQLPIGAENEFVGVVDLIERKSYVYKDDLGKDPVEGEVPADLKDKVEELRMELVEKVAELDEELMMKYLDGEELTIAEIKGALRKGVCSVQIFPVICGSSYRNKGVQMMLDAVIDYLPAPVDVADIKGTLEDGTEVTRKSDDSEPFAALAFKIMTDPFVGKLTFFRVYSGVLNSGSYVLNATKNKRERIGRILQMHANSRQEISEVYAGDIAAAVGLKDTITGDTLCDEKNPVVLESMNFPEPVIQLAVEPKTKADQDKMGVALSKLSEEDPTFRAHTDEETGQTIISGMGELHLEIIVDRMLREFKVETNVGKPQVAYRETFRQPAKVEGKFVRQSGGRGQYGHCWVEFQPLEPGSGFVFESKLVGGSIPKEFVAPIQAGIEESMKNGVYAGFPLVDIKATVVDGSYHDVDSSEMAFKIAGSMALKAAADKCKPVLLEPIMKVEVTVPEEYMGDVMGDLNSRRGRIEGMDAKFGAQIIRAKVPLSEMFGYSTTLRSRTQGRGVYSMEISHYEEVPKSIADEIVAKNKGA from the coding sequence ATGGCAAGAGAGTTCTCCTTGAAAGATACGCGTAACATCGGGATCATGGCGCATATCGATGCAGGTAAAACAACGACTACTGAGCGTATCTTGTTCTACACAGGCCGCGTGCACAAAATCGGTGAAGTTCACGAGGGTGCTGCAACGATGGACTGGATGGCACAAGAGCAGGAGCGCGGGATTACGATTACTTCCGCTGCTACCACTGCTCAGTGGAAGAATCACCGCATCAATATCATCGATACCCCGGGACACGTTGACTTCACAGTAGAAGTAGAGCGTTCCCTCCGCGTATTGGACGGAGCAGTAGGCGTATTCAGTGCGAAGGAAGGCGTTGAGCCTCAGTCTGAGACCGTTTGGAGACAAGCGGACCGCTATGGTGTTCCACGTATTGCTTATGTCAATAAGATGGACATCATCGGCGCAGACTTCCTTCAAGTTATTGAGTCGATGCGTGCGAAGCTTGGTGCTAACGCAGTCGCGATCCAGCTGCCTATCGGCGCTGAGAACGAGTTCGTTGGCGTTGTAGACCTGATCGAGCGTAAGTCCTATGTATATAAGGATGACCTCGGTAAAGATCCAGTGGAAGGCGAAGTTCCTGCCGACCTGAAGGACAAGGTTGAAGAGCTCCGTATGGAGCTTGTAGAGAAGGTTGCAGAGCTTGACGAAGAGCTGATGATGAAGTACCTGGATGGTGAAGAGCTGACGATCGCAGAGATCAAGGGCGCACTCCGTAAAGGTGTTTGCTCCGTTCAGATCTTCCCAGTTATCTGTGGCTCTTCTTACCGTAACAAAGGCGTTCAAATGATGCTTGACGCAGTTATCGACTATTTGCCAGCTCCAGTAGACGTAGCGGACATTAAAGGTACGCTTGAAGACGGTACTGAAGTAACGCGTAAATCCGATGACAGCGAGCCGTTCGCGGCTTTGGCGTTCAAGATCATGACAGACCCGTTCGTAGGTAAGCTGACGTTCTTCCGTGTGTACTCGGGCGTTCTGAACTCCGGTTCTTACGTGCTGAATGCAACGAAGAATAAGCGTGAGCGTATCGGTCGTATTCTTCAGATGCACGCGAACAGCCGTCAAGAGATCAGCGAAGTATACGCTGGTGACATTGCTGCTGCCGTAGGTTTGAAGGACACCATTACGGGTGACACGCTGTGTGACGAGAAGAACCCGGTTGTCCTCGAGTCGATGAACTTCCCAGAGCCGGTTATCCAGCTCGCGGTGGAGCCTAAGACGAAGGCTGACCAAGATAAGATGGGTGTTGCATTGTCCAAGCTGTCTGAGGAAGATCCAACCTTCCGTGCGCACACAGACGAAGAAACTGGCCAAACGATCATCTCCGGTATGGGTGAGCTTCACCTTGAGATCATCGTTGACCGTATGCTTCGCGAGTTCAAGGTAGAAACCAACGTGGGTAAGCCACAGGTTGCATACCGTGAAACATTCCGTCAGCCTGCGAAGGTTGAAGGTAAGTTCGTGCGTCAGTCCGGTGGCCGTGGTCAATACGGACATTGTTGGGTTGAATTCCAGCCGCTTGAGCCAGGCAGCGGTTTCGTATTCGAAAGCAAGCTTGTTGGTGGATCGATTCCGAAGGAATTCGTTGCTCCAATTCAAGCTGGTATCGAAGAGTCGATGAAGAACGGCGTATACGCTGGCTTCCCGCTCGTGGATATCAAGGCTACTGTTGTAGACGGATCTTACCATGACGTCGACTCCAGTGAGATGGCGTTTAAGATCGCCGGTTCGATGGCACTTAAGGCAGCAGCTGACAAGTGTAAGCCGGTATTGCTTGAGCCAATCATGAAGGTTGAAGTTACCGTTCCGGAAGAATACATGGGCGATGTTATGGGTGACCTGAACTCCCGCCGCGGTCGTATCGAAGGTATGGACGCGAAGTTCGGTGCTCAAATTATTCGTGCCAAGGTACCTCTTTCCGAAATGTTCGGTTACTCCACTACTCTGCGTTCCCGTACGCAAGGTCGCGGTGTATACTCGATGGAAATCTCCCATTATGAAGAAGTACCTAAGTCGATTGCAGACGAGATTGTCGCAAAAAACAAAGGTGCCTAA